Within the Pseudomonas chlororaphis subsp. aurantiaca genome, the region CAGCTGCAACCGTTGCTGGCTGTCGGTGGGCGGCAACGACAGCACCGACCGCGGGCGGCTGGCCAGTTCCAGCCGCGGTTCGCAGAAGGCCGGCTGGGCGAACAGCAACGCCGCGGGTTTGGGCGCATGCACCGGGCCGATCGATAGACTGGTCATGCTTCCACGACCTGGCTGTCGGCGGTGATGTCACGCAATACCCGGCCGTTGCTCTCCACCGCGACCACCGACTTGTCCAGCGGGTGGGCTGCGGCCGGCGCCGGGCCATCGAGTGCCGCCAGCCAGGGAGCGAACTGCTTGCGGCACTCCTGGCGCTTGATCTTGCCGCTGGAGGTACGCGGTAACGACCCGCCGAACACCAGCAACAGCACCGGTCGCGCCAATTGGTGCTGTTGCCACAGCCGCGCCTTCAAGTCGCTGAACAGCTGCGGCAGGTCGAGGCTGCGCAAGGCCCGCCGCTCCATTTCCTGGGCGATCACCACCTGCTCGCTGTCGCCGGTCTCGATGCTGAAGGCCGCAGTGCCGTCCGGACGAAAGCTGTCATGGGTACGCAGCACGGTGTTCTCGATATCGCCGGGGTGATGGTTGACGCCATTGACGATGATCAAGTCCTTGAGGCGCCCGGTGACGAACAGCTCGCCGTCGAGCAGGAACCCCAGGTCACCGGTGCGGAAGTAGCGCGACCAGCCGAGCGCCGGCGGGGCCGGGCGAAAGGCCGCGGCGGTGCTCTCCGGACGCTGCCAGTAACCGCTGGCGACGCTGTCGCCGAGGATGCAGATCTCGCCGACCCGCCCGTCCTCCAGCGGCTGTTCGGTGTGCGGATCGCAGATGAACGGGCCCTGCCCGGGAATGCCGCGACCGCTGCTGACCAGGGTGCGCAGGCGCAACCCGGCGTCGCTGCCCTGGCCGTCGTGCAGGCGCGCCACGTTGTCCTCCAGCAAGCCGGCATGGAACTGGCGGATCACTGGCTCGCGCTTGCTGCCGCCGGCGCTGACCATCAGCGTGCCTTCGGCCAGTCCGTAGCAGGGAAAGGCCGAGGTGCTGGCAAAACCGGCGCGGGCGAAACGCTCATGGAAGGCGGCAATGGTCTGCGCCCGCACATGCTCGGCGCCGTTGAAGGCCACCTCCCAGCTGCTCAGGTCGAGGCCGGCCAGCTCTTCGTCCTTGATCTTGCGCAGGCACAATTCATAGGCGAAGTTCGGCCCGCCGCTGACGGTGCCGCGGTAGGTGCTGATGGCCTGCAACCAGCGCAGCGGCCGTTGCAGGAAGTGGATCGGCGCCAGCAGGGTCGAGCCGAAACCGACGAACAAGGATTGCAGGATGCCGCCGATCAGCCCCATGTCGTGATACGGCGGCAGCCAGCTGACCAGGTGGCTGTCCTTGTGGGTCAGAAAGCCGCGGCTGATGCTGCGCGAATTGTGAATCAGGTTGCCGTGGGTCACCGCCACTCCTTTGGGAATCCCGGTGGAGCCCGAGGTGTATTGCAAAAAGGCGATATCGTCGCGGGTCACCGGGACGCGCCGCCATTCGCCGGCCAGGGCCAGGTCGAGGCTCGCCATGTCCAGCACCCGCGGACTTTCGGCCTGCCCCAGCCGGGCCTGGATGGTCGGGACATCCTCGCCACTGGCCAGCGCCGCCGTCGGCTGGCAGTCGTCGATGATGCCGTCCAGCCGGTCCAGGGTCTTGGTGGCCCCCGGCGGATAGGCCGGCACCGCCACCAGCCCGGCATACAGGCAGCCCATGAAGGCGATCACATAGTCCAGGCCCGGCTTGAGCAGGATCAGCACCCTGTCCCCCGCCCGGCAATGCCCCTGCAACCGGGCCGCCGCCGCTCTCGCCGCGCGGTCCAGTTCAGAGAAGGTGATCAGGGTTTCTTCGTCTCGCCCGTTGTGCAGAAAACGATAGGCCAATCGGTCCGGGATCGTATGGGCGTGAAGCTGCAGACATTCCGAAAAATTCGCATACGGAACGTCGCTATCGTGGTCGTTCGTAGTCATTATTTTGTGTCCAGGCAGCCGTACTTAGCCATCTCCCGCAAGGCCCGAAATCTGCGGCCTTGCGCATCCATTACGCTTGATCATCCTCTGGGAGCGCGCAGTCGAAGTTAATACTCCGAACGGCGTATACCCGCAATTTCCGCCCCCGGCGCATATTCGCCTCACAGCTCGATGCATGCATGGCTTTTTGCCATATACCCTTGCAGTCATCAGCCCTTTTCAAAGATGTGAAGCCGACTATCCGGGCCTGCGCAAGCTGGGCTTGTGTAACTGGCCATGTCATGAAATCCACGCCGGAACGGGAGCGTTCCGGTATCGCCACCAGCGTGCGCAGCACCGGGAGAACAGGATGTCTTTTAGCGAATACGCCACCTTCGATGCGGTCGGCCTGGCCAATCTGGTCAGAACCAGGCAGGTACGCCCCTCCGAACTGCTGGAGGAAGCCATACGCCGCATCGAAGCCTTCAACCCAGCGGTCAATGCCGTGGTCTACAAAGCCTACGACAAGGCCCGGGCACAGGCCGCCGAACAGGACAAGGCGCCAGCGACGGGCGCGCTGCACGGCGTGCCGTTCCTGCTCAAGGACATCCTCGGCGACTGCCAGGACCTGCCTTCGACCCTGGCCTCGCGCATGCTGCAAGCACGGGTCATGCCCCAGGACTGCGAGCTGGTGAAACGTTTTCGCCAGGCCGGACTGGTGTTCGTCGGCAAGACCAACGCCCCGGAGTTCGGCATTCTGCCCACCACCGAAGGCGCCTTCCATGGCCCGGCGCGCAACCCGTGGAACCTGGACTATTCCACCGGCGGCTCCAGTGGTGGCGCGGCCGCCGCGGTGGCCACCGGCATGGTTCCGGCGGCCCATGGCAATGATGGCGGCGGCTCGATCCGTATTCCTGCGTCCTGCTGCGGCCTGGTCGGCCTCAAGCCGACCCGGGCGCGCAATTCCCTGGCCCCGGACTTC harbors:
- a CDS encoding fatty acyl-AMP ligase; protein product: MAYRFLHNGRDEETLITFSELDRAARAAAARLQGHCRAGDRVLILLKPGLDYVIAFMGCLYAGLVAVPAYPPGATKTLDRLDGIIDDCQPTAALASGEDVPTIQARLGQAESPRVLDMASLDLALAGEWRRVPVTRDDIAFLQYTSGSTGIPKGVAVTHGNLIHNSRSISRGFLTHKDSHLVSWLPPYHDMGLIGGILQSLFVGFGSTLLAPIHFLQRPLRWLQAISTYRGTVSGGPNFAYELCLRKIKDEELAGLDLSSWEVAFNGAEHVRAQTIAAFHERFARAGFASTSAFPCYGLAEGTLMVSAGGSKREPVIRQFHAGLLEDNVARLHDGQGSDAGLRLRTLVSSGRGIPGQGPFICDPHTEQPLEDGRVGEICILGDSVASGYWQRPESTAAAFRPAPPALGWSRYFRTGDLGFLLDGELFVTGRLKDLIIVNGVNHHPGDIENTVLRTHDSFRPDGTAAFSIETGDSEQVVIAQEMERRALRSLDLPQLFSDLKARLWQQHQLARPVLLLVFGGSLPRTSSGKIKRQECRKQFAPWLAALDGPAPAAAHPLDKSVVAVESNGRVLRDITADSQVVEA